One region of Balaenoptera ricei isolate mBalRic1 chromosome 5, mBalRic1.hap2, whole genome shotgun sequence genomic DNA includes:
- the LOC132366224 gene encoding serine/threonine-protein phosphatase with EF-hands 2-like produces the protein MPSITLLTQISRVGESALRALREKLFAHSSDLLVEFKKRDKDKTGLITLSDWAAAVESVLHLGLPWRMLRPQLVSSLTDNKLEYKSWLKNLAKEQFSHENIQSSLLEALYRNRSNLETIFRIIDSDHSGKGAHYPATSDTASILPPTF, from the exons ATGCCCAGCATTACTCTGTTGACCCA GATTAGCAGAGTTGGGGAGTCAGCTCTGAGAGCCCTACGTGAAAAGTTATTTGCCCATTCCTCAGATCTTCTTGTTGAATTTAAGAAGCGTGATAAAGATAAAACTG GTCTAATCACCCTGAGTGACTGGGCAGCCGCCGTGGAGTCTGTGTTGCATCTAGGACTGCCATGGCGGATGCTGAGGCCACAGCTGGTGAGCAGCTTGACAGATAACAAGCTGGAGTACAAGTCCTGGCTGAAAAACTTGGCCAAAGAACAATTCAGCCATGAG AATATACAATCAAGTTTGCTGGAAGCACTGTATCGAAACCGATCCAACCTGGAGACCATTTTTAGGATCATAGACAGTGATCATTCAGGTAAAGGCGCTCATTATCCTGCCACTTCTGACACAGCAAGTATTTTACCTCCCACCTTTTAG